The Primulina huaijiensis isolate GDHJ02 chromosome 17, ASM1229523v2, whole genome shotgun sequence genome window below encodes:
- the LOC140962394 gene encoding thiamine phosphate phosphatase-like protein: protein MAENIMIVFDFDRTLIDDDSDRWVITNMGLTNLFLQLRHTLPWNSLMDRMLEELHIQGKTVDDIAQCLKGIPLHPHVISVILSAHSLGCDLKVASDSNMFYIKTILEHHGIYHCFSEIVTNPVLVDSGGRLRIFPCHDVASSHACNLCPPNLCKGRVIDRIQSETGSKRLIYIGDGMNDFCPTLKLVATDWVMPRKNFPLWGHISKNLELVKAKVCEWSDGEELAKILYSIL from the exons ATGGCTGAAAACATCATGATCGTGTTTGATTTCGACAGAACGCTGATCGATGATGACAGCGACCGATGGGTGATAACAAATATGGGTCTGACCAATTTGTTCCTTCAGCTTCGACACACTTTGCCTTGGAATAGTCTCATG GATAGGATGTTGGAAGAGCTTCACATTCAAGGGAAAACAGTTGATGATATTGCTCAGTGCTTAAAAGGGATTCCGTTGCATCCTCATGTCATCTCGGTGATTTTATCAGCTCATTCTCTTGG ATGTGATTTGAAGGTGGCTAGCGACTCGAATATGTTTTACATCAAAACAATTTTGGAACATCACGGAATATACCATTGTTTCTCGGAGATCGTAACGAACCCTGTTCTCGTAGATAGCGGAGGTAGGCTTAGAATCTTCCCATGCCATGATGTAGCTTCATCTCATGCTTGTAACCTCTGCCCTCCTAATTTATGTAAG GGTCGTGTGATTGATCGAATCCAATCTGAAACTGGGAGCAAGAGATTAATATACATAGGAGATGGCATGAATGATTTTTGTCCAACTCTGAAGCTTGTTGCAACAGACTGGGTTATGCCAAGAAAGAACTTCCCTTTATGGGGTCACATATCGAAAAATTTGGAACTTGTCAAAGCAAAAGTTTGTGAATGGAGCGATGGGGAAGAGTTAGCAAAGATCCTATACTCGATCTTATAA
- the LOC140963031 gene encoding mitochondrial carrier protein CoAc2 isoform X2: MGEKIDEREKKGLVLNGLIGEMPVFAKELVAGGLAGGFAKTVVAPLERVKILFQTRRNEFHSLGLLGSFTKIAKTEGLLGFYRGNGASVVRIVPYAALHYMAYEEYRRWIILGFPDVGRGPVLDLVAGSFAGGTAVLFTYPLDLVRTKLAYQVVEPLKRSVEGLAMGESVYKGIRDCFSKTYKEAGVRGLYRGAGLLGQTFTYPIDVVRRQMQVQRLSTSKSSEMRGTMATLVMIAQTQGWKQLFSGLSINYLKVVPSVAIGFTVYDVMKAFLQVPPRDESFVEVATNRRNNQPTSLPSSQPLSQTQP, translated from the exons ATGGGAGAGAAGATTGATGAAAGAGAGAAAAAGGGGTTGGTGTTGAATGGGTTAATTGGGGAGATGCCTGTTTTCGCAAAGGAGTTGGTTGCTGGTGGGCTGGCAGGTGGGTTTGCCAAGACTGTTGTTGCGCCGCTCGAACGCGTCAAGATCTTGTTCCAG ACGAGACGAAATGAGTTCCATAGTCTTGGCCTTTTGGGATCCTTCACAAAAATAGCAAAAACAGAAGGATTACTTGGTTTTTACAG AGGGAATGGAGCAAGTGTTGTGCGTATTGTGCCTTATGCAGCTTTGCATTATATGGCCTATGAAGAATACCGGAGATGGATCATCCTTGGTTTTCCTGATGTTGGGAGAGGCCCTGTTCTCGATCTCGTTGCTGGTTCGTTTGCTGGAGGAACGGCTGTGCTTTTTACTTATCCACTTGATTTAGTTCGAACTAAACTGGCTTACCAG GTTGTTGAACCCTTGAAACGAAGTGTTGAAGGGCTTGCTATGGGGGAATCTGTATATAAAGGAATCCGTGATTGCTTCTCCAAGACATACAAGGAGGCCGGAGTACGAGGTCTCTACCGTGGTGCTG GTTTATTGGGTCAGACTTTCACTTATCCTATTGATGTTGTCCGGAGGCAAATGCAG GTCCAGAGGCTATCGACTTCAAAGAGCAGTGAAATGAGAGGAACTATGGCAACTCTTGTGATGATTGCACAAACACAAGGATGGAAGCAATTATTTTCTGGCCTTAGCATCAATTACTTGAAG GTTGTCCCCTCCGTCGCGATTGGATTTACAGTTTATGATGTTATGAAGGCATTCCTGCAGGTTCCACCAAGAGACGAATCTTTCGTGGAGGTCGCTACCAACCGAAGAAATAATCAGCCAACGTCTCTTCCTTCTTCGCAGCCATTATCTCAAACTCAACCATAG
- the LOC140963031 gene encoding mitochondrial carrier protein CoAc2 isoform X1 has translation MGEKIDEREKKGLVLNGLIGEMPVFAKELVAGGLAGGFAKTVVAPLERVKILFQTRRNEFHSLGLLGSFTKIAKTEGLLGFYRGNGASVVRIVPYAALHYMAYEEYRRWIILGFPDVGRGPVLDLVAGSFAGGTAVLFTYPLDLVRTKLAYQVVEPLKRSVEGLAMGESVYKGIRDCFSKTYKEAGVRGLYRGAAPSLYGIFPYAGLKFYFYEEMKTHVPENHKKDITVKLVCGSIAGLLGQTFTYPIDVVRRQMQVQRLSTSKSSEMRGTMATLVMIAQTQGWKQLFSGLSINYLKVVPSVAIGFTVYDVMKAFLQVPPRDESFVEVATNRRNNQPTSLPSSQPLSQTQP, from the exons ATGGGAGAGAAGATTGATGAAAGAGAGAAAAAGGGGTTGGTGTTGAATGGGTTAATTGGGGAGATGCCTGTTTTCGCAAAGGAGTTGGTTGCTGGTGGGCTGGCAGGTGGGTTTGCCAAGACTGTTGTTGCGCCGCTCGAACGCGTCAAGATCTTGTTCCAG ACGAGACGAAATGAGTTCCATAGTCTTGGCCTTTTGGGATCCTTCACAAAAATAGCAAAAACAGAAGGATTACTTGGTTTTTACAG AGGGAATGGAGCAAGTGTTGTGCGTATTGTGCCTTATGCAGCTTTGCATTATATGGCCTATGAAGAATACCGGAGATGGATCATCCTTGGTTTTCCTGATGTTGGGAGAGGCCCTGTTCTCGATCTCGTTGCTGGTTCGTTTGCTGGAGGAACGGCTGTGCTTTTTACTTATCCACTTGATTTAGTTCGAACTAAACTGGCTTACCAG GTTGTTGAACCCTTGAAACGAAGTGTTGAAGGGCTTGCTATGGGGGAATCTGTATATAAAGGAATCCGTGATTGCTTCTCCAAGACATACAAGGAGGCCGGAGTACGAGGTCTCTACCGTGGTGCTG CTCCATCGCTATATGGAATCTTTCCCTATGCGGGATTGAAATTTTACTTCTACGAGGAAATGAAAACCCACGTCCCCGAAAATCACAAAAAGGATATCACAGTTAAACTTGTATGCGGCTCCATTGCAGGTTTATTGGGTCAGACTTTCACTTATCCTATTGATGTTGTCCGGAGGCAAATGCAG GTCCAGAGGCTATCGACTTCAAAGAGCAGTGAAATGAGAGGAACTATGGCAACTCTTGTGATGATTGCACAAACACAAGGATGGAAGCAATTATTTTCTGGCCTTAGCATCAATTACTTGAAG GTTGTCCCCTCCGTCGCGATTGGATTTACAGTTTATGATGTTATGAAGGCATTCCTGCAGGTTCCACCAAGAGACGAATCTTTCGTGGAGGTCGCTACCAACCGAAGAAATAATCAGCCAACGTCTCTTCCTTCTTCGCAGCCATTATCTCAAACTCAACCATAG
- the LOC140963322 gene encoding uncharacterized protein: protein MKRRNRGKHGDVALKIDMSKAYDQIDWGFLKLILLKLGFDDKWVAIMMLCVTTVQYQIRINGNLVGPIIPERGLRQGCPLSPYLFIICAQGLSTMIEKAEDRGTSHGVEKNWHIFIECPYAKECWKVAKLDNLVLDCPREVESFPNWLFEGLNKCPTAMQPNYSAVLWSIWRYRNEKLWTRVFRPPQITVSLGLEMVLSWARAQRKSPQEPASNSRQDEDDRWMKPPDPSMKCNVDAALFKEQRAVGFGAVVRDSIGTFMVSRSSMRNGWLEVKEAEALALLEAMQWTSSFELQDVIFESDSKTVVNAITSKNVDYTEFGSIICGCCQLIDAHPSFKIQHVRRQANMVAHTLARAAISLANPFITYHPPAIICNVINHDCGSHV from the exons ATGAAGAGGAGGAATAGAGGTAAACATGGGGATGTGGCACTCAAAATCGATATGAGCAAAGCTTATGATCAAATCGACTGGGGATTTCTGAAACTCATACTGTTAAAACTGGGCTTTGATGACAAATGGGTGGCAATTATGATGCTCTGCGTTACAACGGTGCAATATCAGATCCGGATTAATGGAAATCTTGTTGGACCTATAATCCCAGAACGAGGACTTCGCCAAGGGTGCCCTCTTTCGccctatttatttataatttgtgCCCAAGGTCTATCTACTATGATAGAAAAAGCAGAGGATAGAGGCACGTCGCATG GAGTGGAAAAAAACTGGCACATATTCATCGAATGCCCATATGCAAAAGAATGCTGGAAAGTGGCAAAGCTTGATAATTTGGTATTAGATTGTCCGAGAGAAGTGGAATCCTTCCCGAATTGGTTGTTTGAGGGCTTAAACAAGTGCCCCACTGCCATGCAACCGAACTACTCGGCTGTTTTGTGGAGTATCTGGAGATATAGGAATGAAAAACTATGGACCAGGGTATTTAGACCACCTCAAATCACAGTGTCACTCGGCCTTGAAATGGTACTGAGTTGGGCTCGAGCTCAAAGGAAATCTCCACAAGAACCTGCGTCCAACTCTCGTCAAGATGAGGATGACCGATGGATGAAACCACCCGACCCATCTATGAAGTGCAACGTCGATGCGGCCTTGTTTAAAGAACAACGAGCAGTTGGTTTTGGAGCTGTGGTACGAGACTCGATAGGAACCTTTATGGTGAGTAGATCTAGCATGAGAAATGGATGGTTGGAAGTAAAAGAGGCTGAAGCACTCGCCCTACTTGAGGCTATGCAATGGACATCTTCCTTCGAACTCCAGGATGTTATCTTTGAATCTGACTCAAAGACGGTGGTGAACGCAATAACATCAAAGAATGTAGACTACACAGAGTTTGGATCGATTATCTGTGGCTGCTGTCAGTTGATAGACGCTCATCCTTCTTTCAAAATTCAACATGTGCGAAGACAAGCAAATATGGTGGCTCACACATTGGCACGAGCGGCAATATCCTTAGCAAATCCATTTATTACGTATCATCCTCCAGCTATTATTTGTAATGTCATCAACCACGATTGTGGGAGTCACGTTTGA